A genome region from Geodermatophilus bullaregiensis includes the following:
- a CDS encoding GNAT family N-acetyltransferase: MTAEILAATEHLVLRRMTNDDAAALAAYRSDPVQARYQSGETPFPLDSARALAQMRNVRFAQPGVLLQTGIGTSGRLIGDIAVCVDGDQARRPPSG, encoded by the coding sequence ATGACCGCGGAGATCCTGGCCGCCACCGAGCACCTGGTGCTGCGCCGAATGACCAACGACGACGCCGCCGCCCTGGCGGCGTACCGAAGCGACCCGGTGCAGGCCCGCTACCAGTCAGGGGAGACGCCATTCCCCCTCGACAGCGCCCGGGCGCTCGCCCAGATGCGCAACGTGCGATTCGCCCAACCCGGCGTCTTGCTCCAGACCGGCATCGGGACCAGCGGACGGCTCATCGGCGACATCGCGGTCTGCGTCGATGGCGACCAGGCCCGCAGGCCACCGTCGGGTTAA
- a CDS encoding Gfo/Idh/MocA family protein: protein MTRLRVACVGSGFIAGRHLQALAGMADVQVVAVADTQPERAAQVAARYGARPYGDGLHLLEAEELDAVWLCVPPFAHGPLEAAAIARGLPFFVEKPLALDLSTAQEIADRLAGAGLTTAVGYHWRHLDVVERAAQLLAETPAQLVTGYWWDRTPRVPWWPQRAYSGGQVIEQTTHIFDLARHLAGAVESVTAAERAAPEGVEDVPTAASSLLRFASGAVGSISSARVLGGRHRVALHVVAEGRVLEVSERGLTDHELLVGTGDGTEVLRSEQDPIAAEDREFVDVLLGRAPRTRVPYSEALRSHALACAADRSAREGTPVRLTGGSAGG from the coding sequence GTGACGCGGCTACGGGTGGCCTGTGTGGGCAGCGGCTTCATCGCCGGGAGACACCTGCAGGCGCTCGCGGGGATGGCGGACGTACAGGTCGTCGCGGTCGCCGACACGCAGCCGGAGCGCGCGGCTCAGGTCGCCGCCCGGTACGGCGCCCGCCCCTACGGCGACGGTCTGCACCTGCTGGAGGCCGAGGAGCTGGACGCGGTCTGGCTGTGTGTGCCGCCGTTCGCGCACGGCCCCCTGGAAGCCGCTGCCATCGCCCGCGGGCTGCCGTTCTTCGTGGAGAAGCCCCTGGCGCTGGACCTGTCGACCGCGCAGGAGATCGCCGACCGGCTGGCCGGCGCCGGGCTGACCACCGCCGTCGGGTACCACTGGCGACACCTCGACGTCGTCGAGCGGGCCGCGCAGCTGCTCGCCGAGACGCCCGCCCAGCTGGTGACGGGCTACTGGTGGGACAGGACGCCGCGCGTGCCGTGGTGGCCGCAGCGGGCGTACTCCGGCGGCCAGGTGATCGAGCAGACCACGCACATCTTCGACCTGGCCCGCCACCTCGCCGGCGCGGTCGAGAGCGTCACCGCGGCCGAGCGGGCCGCTCCCGAGGGGGTGGAGGACGTCCCCACGGCCGCCTCGTCGCTCCTGCGGTTCGCCTCCGGCGCGGTCGGGAGCATCTCCTCGGCGCGCGTCCTGGGCGGGCGGCACCGGGTCGCGCTGCACGTCGTCGCGGAAGGCCGCGTGCTGGAGGTCTCCGAGCGCGGCCTGACCGACCACGAGCTCCTGGTGGGGACGGGGGACGGCACGGAGGTGCTGCGCTCGGAGCAGGACCCGATCGCCGCCGAGGACCGCGAGTTCGTCGACGTCCTGCTCGGCCGGGCGCCTCGGACCCGCGTCCCGTACTCCGAGGCACTGCGCTCGCACGCCCTGGCCTGCGCCGCCGATCGCTCCGCCCGGGAGGGTACGCCGGTGCGCCTCACGGGCGGGAGCGCCGGCGGCTGA
- a CDS encoding maleylpyruvate isomerase family mycothiol-dependent enzyme, with amino-acid sequence MDEGQIRAAVGSERLGLADFLDDLEEAEWAVRSLCPDWTVREVVAHLTIPTRTSLPGMVVGMLKARGDFHRMTSTGARARAAASTPAQLTQQLRESAGSARRMPGSGPMAPLIDVLVHGQDIARPLGRRRPMPAEPATAALAFVAGVAFYGGPVRLAGLVLVATDTGHTLGDGPEQVRGTTDDLLLAATGRPAGLAGLSGDGVARLAGRLPAPVAR; translated from the coding sequence GTGGACGAGGGACAGATCCGCGCCGCCGTCGGATCCGAGCGGCTCGGCCTGGCCGACTTCTTGGACGACCTGGAGGAGGCGGAGTGGGCCGTGCGGTCGCTGTGTCCGGACTGGACCGTCCGTGAGGTGGTCGCCCACCTGACCATCCCGACCCGGACCAGCCTGCCCGGCATGGTCGTCGGGATGCTCAAGGCACGCGGCGACTTCCACCGCATGACCTCCACGGGCGCTCGCGCGCGGGCAGCCGCCTCCACTCCGGCGCAACTGACCCAGCAGCTGCGGGAGAGCGCCGGATCGGCCCGCCGCATGCCCGGCAGCGGCCCGATGGCCCCGCTGATCGACGTCCTCGTGCACGGACAGGACATCGCCCGTCCGCTCGGGCGCCGGCGCCCGATGCCCGCCGAGCCCGCGACCGCCGCACTCGCGTTCGTGGCGGGCGTCGCCTTCTACGGCGGGCCCGTGCGCCTGGCCGGCCTCGTGCTCGTGGCCACCGACACCGGCCACACCTTGGGGGACGGACCCGAGCAGGTGCGTGGGACCACCGACGACCTGCTCCTGGCGGCGACCGGCCGACCCGCCGGGCTGGCCGGCCTGTCCGGTGACGGGGTCGCCCGCCTGGCCGGTCGCCTCCCGGCGCCCGTGGCCCGGTGA
- a CDS encoding ABC transporter ATP-binding protein has protein sequence MIEARELTKRYGDTTAVHSLSFTIEPGTVTGFLGPNGAGKSTTMRMIMGLDRPTSGTVTVNGKPYRQHRAPLREVGALLEARAVHPGRSARSHLRSMAATHNIKASRVSEVIELTGLAGVATKRVGGFSLGMGQRLGIAAALLGDPRTLILDEPVNGLDPEGVQWVRQFVRALAAEGRTVFLSSHLMSEMSQTADHLLVIGRGRIIAAGPVQQVIDSVAGGAVRVRSPRAGELAAALAADGATVTSPEAGMLEVSGTTAEHVGEVAFRNGLLLYELSPRRASLEEAYLSLTQDAVEYRAHTTPTTSRTVKAENR, from the coding sequence ATGATCGAGGCACGCGAGCTCACCAAGCGCTACGGCGACACCACCGCCGTGCACTCCCTCAGCTTCACGATCGAGCCCGGGACCGTCACCGGGTTCCTCGGCCCGAACGGCGCCGGCAAGTCCACGACCATGCGCATGATCATGGGACTGGACCGGCCGACGTCGGGCACCGTCACCGTCAACGGCAAGCCCTACCGGCAGCACCGTGCCCCGCTACGCGAAGTCGGCGCCCTGCTGGAGGCACGCGCCGTGCACCCCGGCCGCAGCGCCCGCTCACATCTGCGCTCCATGGCCGCCACCCACAACATCAAGGCCTCCCGGGTCAGCGAGGTCATCGAGCTGACCGGCCTGGCCGGGGTCGCGACGAAGCGCGTCGGAGGGTTCTCCCTCGGCATGGGCCAGCGCCTGGGAATCGCCGCCGCCCTCCTGGGCGACCCCAGGACGCTCATCCTCGACGAGCCGGTCAACGGGCTCGACCCCGAGGGCGTGCAGTGGGTCCGCCAGTTCGTTCGTGCCCTGGCCGCCGAAGGACGAACCGTCTTCCTCTCCTCGCACCTGATGAGCGAGATGTCCCAGACCGCCGACCATCTCCTGGTGATCGGCCGCGGTCGCATCATCGCCGCCGGCCCGGTCCAGCAGGTCATCGACTCCGTCGCCGGCGGCGCGGTGCGGGTGCGCTCCCCGCGCGCCGGTGAGCTCGCCGCCGCTCTGGCCGCCGACGGTGCGACCGTCACCTCGCCCGAGGCCGGGATGCTCGAGGTCAGCGGGACCACCGCGGAGCACGTCGGCGAGGTCGCCTTCAGGAACGGGCTGCTGCTGTACGAGCTGTCCCCGCGCCGCGCCAGCCTCGAGGAGGCGTACCTGAGCCTGACACAGGACGCGGTCGAGTACCGCGCCCACACCACCCCCACCACTTCCAGGACCGTGAAGGCCGAGAACCGATGA
- a CDS encoding ferritin — protein sequence MAAPAFVELLNTQIGNEFAAHQQYVACAVYFDQLTMPRTARLFFDQALEEREHAMMMVRYLLDSDALVRIPAVAAPVNEFPDVVAPVALALEQEKRVTEQINALIGVARRENDFASDQFMQWFIKEQIEEVSKMSDLLTVVKRSTHDLETIEDYVLREVTTEAADPTAPPVAGA from the coding sequence ATGGCCGCCCCTGCCTTCGTCGAGTTGTTGAACACGCAGATCGGCAACGAGTTCGCCGCGCACCAGCAGTACGTCGCCTGCGCCGTCTACTTCGACCAGCTGACCATGCCCCGGACGGCACGGTTGTTCTTCGACCAGGCGCTCGAGGAGCGCGAGCACGCCATGATGATGGTCCGCTACCTGCTCGACTCCGACGCGCTGGTGCGCATCCCCGCCGTCGCGGCCCCGGTCAACGAGTTCCCGGACGTCGTCGCGCCGGTCGCCCTGGCGCTGGAGCAGGAGAAGCGGGTCACCGAGCAGATCAACGCGCTGATCGGCGTCGCACGGCGGGAGAACGACTTCGCCTCGGACCAGTTCATGCAGTGGTTCATCAAGGAGCAGATCGAGGAGGTCAGCAAGATGAGCGATCTGCTCACGGTCGTGAAGCGGTCCACCCACGACCTGGAGACGATCGAGGACTACGTGCTCCGGGAGGTCACTACCGAGGCCGCCGACCCCACCGCGCCACCGGTCGCAGGGGCCTGA
- a CDS encoding mycothiol transferase, producing the protein MDHAVPHPLLGQVSLRWIHVHMVGETARHAGHADVLRELTDGRTGLA; encoded by the coding sequence CTGGACCACGCGGTACCGCATCCGCTGCTCGGCCAGGTCTCCCTTCGCTGGATCCACGTGCACATGGTCGGGGAGACCGCACGGCACGCTGGTCACGCGGACGTCCTCCGCGAACTCACCGACGGCAGGACCGGGCTGGCCTGA
- a CDS encoding GGDEF domain-containing protein, which produces MAVAYPPLGVLAMGGVMTAVHLAVICSGQVTLSAGFLALVMVAFTICCALSSGNSWDASDQLLLLLRTQEVLASTDPLTGALNRRAFLARLQQMMAGPTDPGLVCLVDLDDFTAVNDRNGHAAGDAVLVAVTRALSATVREVDTVAHLGGDEFALLLPGTTAAIGEGVAARVRAAVAEAGAAVGVTASIGVATLVPGEDVHDLLHRADAAVYAAKTAGGDRVSAHH; this is translated from the coding sequence ATGGCGGTGGCCTACCCGCCGCTGGGGGTGCTGGCCATGGGCGGGGTGATGACCGCCGTGCACCTGGCGGTCATCTGCTCGGGGCAGGTGACGCTGTCCGCCGGCTTCCTCGCCCTGGTGATGGTGGCGTTCACGATCTGCTGCGCGCTCAGCTCGGGCAACTCCTGGGACGCCTCCGACCAGTTGCTGTTGCTGCTGCGCACGCAGGAGGTGCTGGCCAGCACCGACCCCCTGACCGGCGCGCTCAACCGGCGCGCCTTCCTCGCCCGGCTGCAGCAGATGATGGCCGGGCCGACGGACCCCGGCCTGGTCTGCCTGGTCGACCTGGACGACTTCACGGCGGTCAACGACCGGAACGGCCATGCCGCCGGTGACGCGGTGCTCGTGGCCGTGACCCGCGCGCTGAGCGCGACGGTCCGCGAGGTGGACACCGTCGCCCACCTCGGCGGCGACGAGTTCGCCCTGCTGCTGCCCGGCACCACCGCCGCCATCGGCGAGGGAGTGGCCGCCCGGGTCCGGGCGGCCGTCGCCGAGGCCGGCGCCGCCGTCGGGGTGACCGCCAGCATCGGCGTGGCCACCCTCGTCCCCGGCGAGGACGTGCACGACCTCCTGCACCGCGCGGACGCCGCGGTGTACGCGGCCAAGACCGCCGGCGGCGACCGCGTCAGCGCCCACCACTGA
- a CDS encoding histidine phosphatase family protein: MATELYLVRHGEAVANVEPVIGGMRGDAGLTARGRDQARLLEERLVDRPLHADRLVASTLPRALETAEYVARALGLPVQHDDGLHELRPGEADGLTVEQWRARYRGGEEPPGTRDPYRAFSPGGESWATFLARAGGALSRLVARHRDETVVAVCHAGVVEASFALAFGLGASGNRVDCAPLNTSLTHWRHRLSSAGEPEWTLVSFNDADHLTGSGLPAAPPRDAVPLPGEDPAAET, from the coding sequence GTGGCGACGGAGTTGTACCTGGTGCGGCACGGCGAGGCCGTGGCGAACGTCGAACCGGTGATCGGCGGGATGCGTGGCGACGCGGGCCTCACTGCTCGGGGACGGGACCAGGCCCGCCTGCTCGAGGAACGGCTGGTGGACCGGCCCCTGCACGCCGACCGGCTCGTGGCCAGCACCCTGCCGCGGGCGCTGGAGACCGCCGAGTACGTCGCGAGGGCGCTGGGCCTGCCCGTGCAGCACGACGACGGGCTGCACGAGCTGCGTCCCGGGGAGGCCGACGGGCTGACCGTGGAGCAGTGGCGGGCTCGGTACCGCGGCGGCGAGGAGCCTCCGGGGACGCGGGACCCCTACCGGGCGTTCTCCCCGGGGGGCGAGAGCTGGGCGACGTTCCTGGCCCGCGCGGGCGGCGCGCTGTCCCGTCTGGTCGCCCGGCACCGGGACGAGACGGTGGTGGCGGTGTGCCACGCGGGGGTCGTGGAGGCGTCGTTCGCGCTGGCGTTCGGCCTGGGCGCGAGCGGCAACCGGGTGGACTGCGCGCCGCTGAACACCAGCCTCACCCACTGGCGGCACCGGCTCTCGTCCGCCGGCGAGCCGGAGTGGACGCTGGTCTCGTTCAACGACGCCGACCACCTGACCGGCAGCGGCCTGCCGGCCGCTCCGCCGCGTGACGCCGTGCCGCTCCCCGGGGAGGACCCTGCCGCGGAGACGTGA
- a CDS encoding ComF family protein, with translation MPISLEALEPAPAGFDACASCAYRIAGTPAICFACTVDGGAASDGLVCDVCGQVVDERGSCPNTVCGFDDRYFSRLYTVSGRAEEMWSAIYRYKYGDERDLAEVLGRILVGFLEDNREELAGYDLITTGAIYVGPRAQRLWDYLQVIVEAARRDGPGWPFVPGLIAKSGPTGRFLGISPAERQRIAEGELRAALSVPEPERVVGRRILVFDDVYSEGFSLREMARVLRAAGAAEVAGLVFARRKGG, from the coding sequence ATGCCCATCAGTCTGGAGGCGCTCGAGCCGGCGCCGGCGGGTTTCGACGCCTGCGCCTCGTGCGCCTACCGGATCGCGGGGACTCCGGCCATCTGCTTCGCGTGCACCGTCGACGGCGGCGCGGCATCCGACGGCCTGGTGTGCGACGTCTGCGGTCAGGTCGTGGATGAGCGGGGCTCGTGCCCCAACACTGTGTGCGGCTTCGACGACCGCTACTTCTCCCGCCTGTACACCGTGTCGGGCAGGGCGGAGGAGATGTGGAGCGCGATCTACCGGTACAAGTACGGGGATGAGCGCGACCTGGCCGAGGTCCTCGGGCGCATCCTCGTCGGCTTCCTCGAGGACAACCGCGAGGAGCTGGCCGGCTACGACCTGATCACGACCGGCGCCATCTACGTCGGTCCGCGAGCGCAGCGGCTGTGGGACTACCTGCAGGTGATCGTCGAGGCGGCCCGGCGTGACGGGCCGGGCTGGCCCTTCGTGCCGGGCCTCATCGCCAAGTCGGGACCCACCGGGCGGTTCCTCGGCATCAGCCCGGCGGAGCGCCAGAGGATCGCCGAGGGCGAGTTGCGTGCCGCGCTGTCGGTCCCCGAGCCCGAGCGGGTCGTGGGACGGCGGATCCTGGTCTTCGACGACGTGTACTCGGAGGGGTTCTCCCTGCGGGAGATGGCGCGAGTGCTGCGGGCAGCCGGCGCGGCCGAGGTGGCCGGCCTGGTCTTCGCCCGCCGCAAGGGCGGCTGA
- a CDS encoding ATP-binding cassette domain-containing protein, producing the protein MEVVDLHRWYGASEAVRGVSSAVHPGEVFALLGVNGVGTTSVLELVEGRASADGGSVHILGADPVTERARVRPHLGVLLQSSGLPGDLTVGETLHTWARRLSRCPPLAGRSHLRAATQVMGSLLGGYGDAGRREHRVDEFRPAPARPPRGGAGAPPRPGAVRSAPPSCGSRHPSPVRWWCPGPVSAVAWAAPAADADPGGVVLVGGVTGGVDGSQMRSSWAMEPSER; encoded by the coding sequence GTGGAGGTCGTCGACCTCCACCGCTGGTACGGCGCCTCCGAGGCCGTCCGCGGCGTCTCCTCCGCCGTCCATCCCGGGGAGGTCTTCGCGCTCCTGGGCGTCAACGGCGTCGGCACGACCTCCGTGCTGGAACTGGTCGAAGGCCGAGCCTCCGCCGACGGAGGCTCGGTCCACATCCTCGGCGCGGACCCCGTCACCGAGCGCGCCCGGGTCCGGCCGCACCTCGGCGTCCTGCTGCAGTCCAGCGGCCTCCCCGGCGACCTCACCGTCGGCGAGACGCTGCACACCTGGGCCCGCAGGCTCAGCCGGTGTCCGCCCCTGGCCGGTCGATCCCACCTGCGGGCCGCCACCCAGGTCATGGGCTCGCTGCTCGGCGGATACGGCGACGCAGGCCGCCGCGAGCACCGGGTCGACGAGTTCCGGCCAGCGCCAGCCCGTCCCCCGAGGGGAGGCGCAGGCGCACCTCCACGACCGGGCGCCGTGCGAAGCGCACCGCCATCATGCGGATCCCGCCATCCGTCGCCCGTTCGGTGGTGGTGTCCAGGGCCGGTGTCGGCTGTCGCCTGGGCAGCGCCGGCAGCGGACGCGGACCCGGGCGGAGTGGTCCTGGTCGGCGGCGTGACAGGCGGCGTCGACGGGTCACAGATGCGGTCGAGCTGGGCCATGGAGCCTTCGGAGAGGTAG
- a CDS encoding ABC transporter permease subunit encodes MSTLTADPPTASHAATPPAAAQVQPTFAGVARGEWIKLLSLRSTWWALAATAAVITLAALAAAASLNAMADDPALPPGVEQVHGAEVVSSGFPFGMLTIAVLGALLVTGEYATGSIRSTFAAVPTRIPVLAAKALTLVVLTAAVTLVSVTLSYVVTLPQLSQYDLVPALDDPGTWRVFGGALYSLIAAALFSLGVGTLLRSTAASLTSALTVLLLLPGILSFIRLDWVETIVSYLPLPASSALLTTGAAETQGAHLSAQASLIVMAAYAVVPIAAAAVTLHRRDA; translated from the coding sequence ATGAGCACCCTGACCGCCGACCCCCCGACGGCCTCACACGCCGCCACCCCGCCCGCCGCCGCGCAGGTGCAGCCCACCTTCGCGGGGGTCGCGCGCGGGGAGTGGATCAAGCTGCTGTCCCTGCGCTCGACGTGGTGGGCGCTGGCCGCCACCGCCGCAGTGATCACGCTGGCGGCCCTGGCCGCCGCCGCGTCCCTGAACGCCATGGCCGACGACCCCGCCTTGCCCCCGGGCGTCGAGCAGGTGCACGGCGCCGAGGTCGTCTCCAGCGGCTTCCCCTTCGGGATGCTGACCATCGCCGTCCTGGGCGCCCTGCTCGTCACCGGCGAGTACGCCACCGGCTCGATCCGCTCCACGTTCGCCGCAGTCCCGACCCGGATCCCGGTCCTTGCCGCCAAAGCCCTCACCCTGGTCGTCCTGACCGCCGCCGTGACCCTCGTCAGCGTGACCCTGTCCTACGTCGTCACTCTGCCCCAGCTCTCGCAGTACGACCTCGTCCCGGCGCTGGACGACCCGGGCACCTGGCGCGTGTTCGGGGGCGCCCTCTACTCCCTCATCGCCGCCGCCCTGTTCTCGCTCGGCGTCGGCACGCTCCTGCGCTCCACCGCTGCCAGCCTGACCTCTGCCCTGACCGTGCTGCTGCTGCTGCCCGGCATCCTCAGCTTCATCCGCCTGGACTGGGTGGAGACCATCGTCAGCTACCTACCGCTGCCGGCGTCCTCGGCGTTGCTGACCACCGGAGCAGCCGAGACGCAAGGCGCCCACCTCTCCGCACAAGCGAGCCTGATCGTGATGGCCGCCTACGCCGTCGTCCCTATCGCGGCGGCCGCCGTCACGCTGCACCGACGCGACGCCTGA
- a CDS encoding glycosyltransferase family 4 protein: MAGPRSICFYTPSTDPSGMGAHVLDLVAAFAGTVDVSLMARALPRTQWLLDRATELGAATLPLPSPRDPRFGPRVTGFLAAHPADVFHCHVGTGSENWDGVRLGRSAGCAVVVQTQHLPYALSSPRRRQAYFSAIAPVDRLIAVSTGLRRTYERIGVPAELFTTVANGIAPLARRMPRAEARRALGLDAEQPVVLTVGRLTHMKAQWQLVDAVPDLVARFPQLAVVLLGDGPLREALVERTCALGVASAVQFAGHRPDARLLLAAADVFVLPSRYEGMSLAALEAMEAGLPVVATRVVGSEEVVVDGVTGALVPFGRPAELGAALAALIADPGLRRRQGAAGRRRYLAGFTRDRMAADTAAVYDGLLRASTQPALTGSRS, encoded by the coding sequence ATGGCCGGACCTCGCTCGATCTGCTTCTACACGCCCTCGACGGACCCCTCGGGCATGGGGGCGCACGTGCTCGACCTCGTCGCCGCGTTCGCCGGCACGGTGGACGTGTCCCTGATGGCGCGCGCGCTCCCCAGGACGCAGTGGCTGCTGGACCGGGCCACCGAGCTGGGCGCCGCCACGTTGCCGCTGCCGTCTCCGCGCGACCCGCGGTTCGGGCCCCGGGTCACCGGGTTCCTCGCGGCGCACCCGGCCGACGTCTTCCACTGCCACGTCGGGACCGGCAGCGAGAACTGGGACGGGGTCCGGCTGGGCCGGAGCGCCGGGTGCGCCGTGGTGGTGCAGACCCAGCACCTGCCCTACGCGCTCTCCTCCCCGCGCAGGCGGCAGGCCTACTTCTCCGCGATCGCGCCGGTGGACCGGCTCATCGCGGTCTCCACCGGCCTGCGCCGGACGTACGAGCGGATCGGGGTGCCGGCTGAGCTCTTCACCACGGTGGCGAACGGGATCGCCCCGCTGGCCCGGCGGATGCCGCGGGCGGAGGCACGGCGCGCCCTGGGGCTGGACGCGGAGCAGCCGGTGGTGCTGACCGTGGGCAGGCTCACCCACATGAAGGCCCAGTGGCAGCTGGTCGACGCGGTGCCGGATCTGGTCGCCCGCTTCCCGCAGCTGGCGGTCGTCCTGCTCGGCGACGGGCCGCTGCGGGAGGCGCTCGTCGAGCGGACGTGTGCACTCGGTGTGGCCTCCGCCGTGCAGTTCGCCGGGCACCGTCCCGACGCCCGGCTGCTGCTGGCCGCAGCCGACGTGTTCGTCCTGCCGTCGAGGTACGAGGGGATGTCCCTGGCCGCGCTGGAGGCGATGGAGGCCGGGCTGCCGGTGGTGGCCACCCGCGTGGTCGGCAGTGAGGAGGTGGTCGTGGACGGCGTGACCGGAGCGCTGGTGCCGTTCGGACGCCCGGCCGAGCTCGGCGCCGCGCTCGCGGCGCTGATCGCCGACCCGGGGCTGCGCCGCCGGCAGGGCGCCGCCGGGCGCCGCCGGTACCTGGCCGGGTTCACCCGGGACCGGATGGCGGCGGACACCGCGGCGGTCTACGACGGGCTGCTGCGGGCGTCGACCCAGCCGGCGCTGACCGGGAGCCGGTCGTGA
- a CDS encoding dihydrofolate reductase family protein, which yields MTQMVRVHNFMLSSDGYGAGEGQSLERPFGHADPAQLGAWAFATASWPNRTDPGGSRGLDDYMVRDFHRNIGAEIMGRNKFGPQRGPWADHDWQGWWGQQPPFHTPVFVMTHHDRPSFQLSDTTFHFVGGDPATVLQRAFEAADGKDVRLGGGANTIRQFLDADLIDTLHVAVAAVELGAGSRLWSSPEELLERYHCDVVPSPTGVVHHLFWRR from the coding sequence ATGACGCAGATGGTCCGAGTGCACAACTTCATGCTCTCCAGCGACGGCTACGGCGCCGGTGAAGGACAGAGTCTGGAACGCCCGTTCGGCCACGCCGACCCCGCTCAACTCGGCGCCTGGGCCTTCGCGACGGCGAGCTGGCCCAACCGGACCGACCCGGGAGGGAGCCGCGGTCTGGACGACTACATGGTCCGGGACTTCCACCGCAACATCGGCGCCGAAATCATGGGCCGCAACAAGTTCGGCCCGCAGCGTGGACCCTGGGCCGACCACGACTGGCAGGGGTGGTGGGGCCAGCAGCCCCCGTTCCACACCCCGGTCTTCGTCATGACCCACCACGACCGGCCCTCCTTCCAGCTGTCCGACACCACCTTCCACTTCGTCGGCGGTGATCCAGCCACCGTGCTGCAGCGCGCGTTCGAAGCGGCCGACGGCAAGGACGTCCGGTTGGGCGGCGGCGCCAACACCATCCGGCAGTTCCTCGACGCCGACCTCATCGACACCCTGCACGTCGCCGTCGCCGCGGTGGAGCTCGGCGCCGGGTCCCGGCTGTGGAGCTCCCCCGAAGAGCTCCTGGAGCGCTACCACTGTGACGTCGTGCCCAGTCCCACCGGCGTGGTGCACCACCTGTTCTGGCGACGCTGA
- a CDS encoding DUF1905 domain-containing protein — protein MTATTKVVQPLDAFFSAPIRKDGAFPTYLELSGSAELLGTRRAVKVAGTLDGHPFEATLMPSGAGPHWLPLRAALCTAIGKADAGEQVTVHLQQRFS, from the coding sequence TTGACCGCAACGACGAAGGTCGTCCAGCCCCTGGACGCCTTCTTCTCCGCTCCGATCCGCAAGGACGGTGCGTTTCCCACCTACCTCGAGCTCTCCGGCTCTGCTGAACTCCTCGGCACGCGTCGTGCCGTGAAGGTCGCCGGGACCCTTGACGGGCACCCCTTCGAGGCCACCTTGATGCCCTCCGGCGCAGGACCGCACTGGTTGCCGTTGCGGGCCGCTCTGTGCACGGCCATCGGCAAGGCCGACGCCGGCGAACAGGTCACCGTCCACCTGCAGCAGCGCTTCAGCTGA